Part of the Pseudomonas sp. ADAK13 genome is shown below.
GACCATCACAAAGGTGCCGGCCATGGCGTTGCCGAAACCGCCACCCGTCTCGAAGCCCGTCGGTGGCAGTTCGGTGAACACTTCCAGGCTCAGGCGCGCGCCGCCACGGGTGATCAGCATGTAGAGCACGGAAATCAGTGGCACGCTGGCCACCAGTGCGCCAAGCCACACCAGCGTGGTCAGCACCAGGCTGCGCAGGGCGCGACCTTCAAACTTGCGCTGCAGGCTGGGCACCGCGCTGAGGGGGGACGTAAGGTCAGTCATTGTTTGGTACCCCGCTGGGCGTAGAGCATGATCATCGAACCGATGACGTTCACCAGCAGCGTGATGAACATCAGCACCAGGGCGGCATACATCAACACCTCAATCTCGTTGGGCCCGGCTTCCGGGAAGTTCAGCGCCAACAAGGCGGCCAGCGTGTTGGCCGGTGCAAACAGGGAAAGCGAAATGTTGTTGGCGTTGCCCACCAACATGGCCAGCGCCATGGTTTCACCCAGTGCGCGGCCCAGGCCGAGAACCAGGGAGCCGAAAATACCGGTGGCGGCGGACGGCACCATCACTTTGAGAATGGCTTCCCAGTGGGTGGTCCCCATGCCGTAGGCAGCCTGCTTGGTTTTCATCGGGACGCTGGTGAGAGCATCCTGGGAAACGGCGGCAATCGTCGGCAGAATCATGATGGCCAGTACCAGCGCGGCCGGGAGCAACCCAGGCCCACTCAAGGACGTGCCGAAAAAAGGTATCCAGCCCAGCTCGCTGTTCAGCCAAGCCGTCAGTGGACGAATCGCCGGGATCACTACATAAATGCCCCACAGGCCGTAGACGACGCTGGGGATGGCTGCGAGCAATTCGACGATGGTGCGAAACACGGCTGCCAGCTTTGCCGGCAGAAAATCCTGGGTCAGGAAAATCGCCATGCTGACGCCAAAAAAGCCTGCAATCAGCAGCGCGATCAGGGCGCTGTAGAGCGTGCCCCAAACGGCCGGCAGGATGCCGTACTTGCCTTGGTTAACGTCCCAGACACTGCCAAAAATCACGTCAAAACCGTGCTTTTCCATGCCGGGAAGGGCCTTGCGTCCCACCTCGAATACCAAGGCGGCGACCAATGCCAGAATCAGTACCACCCCGATTCGTGCAAGCGCACGGAACGTGCGATCCACCAGGAAATCCTTTGCCGACGGTGGCTGGCAGGCAGAATCCGGGTTAACCGGTACGACGAAAGGTTTGTTCATTGGCTAATTCCGGACCAGGGGGGAAACGCTCCCGGCATGGCTGACAGCACACATCGGGAGAGACCTCACGCGCATTACTGGATGTTGGCGGACGCTTTGCGAACCTGTTCGACAACCGATTGCGGCAGAGGGATGTAACCCATCGAGTCGGCGATTTTCTGCCCCTCGGTCAGGCTGTATTCGACCATTTCACGCATGGCCTTGGCCTTGGCCGGGTTACCGTTGTCCTTGCGGAAGATCATCCAGGTGTAGGAAGTGATCGGGTAGGACTTGGCGCCGTCCGGGTCTGGCAACCAGGCCACCAGGTTTTCCGGCATTTTCACCGCGGCCAGTGCCTCGGCACCGCTTTCAGCGGTGGGCACTACGTAGTGACCGGCCTTGTTCTGCAACTGGGCGAAGTCAACCTTGGCCAGTTTGGCGAAGCCGTACTCGATGTAGCCGATGGCGCCCGGGGTCTGGCGCACGGTGGCGGTCACACCGTCGTTTTTAGGCGATTTGATGAATTTGTCACTGGCTGGCCAGTTGACGGTGTTGCCTTCACCCAGCGCCTTCTGGAACTCCGGGTTGATCGCTGCCAGGTGTTTGGTGAATACCGCGGTGGTACCGCTGGAGTCTGCACGCACGACCACGGTGATTGGCGTATCGGTCAGCTTCAGGTCCGGGTTGGCAGCGGCGATCTGTGGATCGTTCCACTTGGTGATCTTGCCCAGGAAGATGTTGGAGTAGACGTCCCGTGGCAATTTCAGCCCTTTTGGGTTGCCTGGCAGGTTGTAGGCCAGCACGATTTCACCCGCGGTCATCGGCAGCAACTGCACGCCTTCGGCAACCTTGGCGATGTCTTCGTCTTTCATGGCCGAGTCGCTGGCAGCGAAATCGACGGTTTTATTCAGGAAGTCCTGTACACCCGCGCCGCTGCCCTTGGATTGGTAATCCACCGTGACACCTGGGGTCTTCTTGCTGAAATCCTTGAGCCAGGTCAGGTAGATCGGCGCCGGGAAGCTCGCACCGGAACCGGTCAGGCGAACGCTTTCCGCAGCAAAAGCCATAGAGCTGGCACAAAGAGATACCGAAACGGCGAGTGCAGCGGACTTCATCAAGCTCTTCATTAAGGAAACTCCTTGTGATAATTGGCCTCCGCACTCTGCAATAGGGTTGTTACAGTTTTATGAAAATTGGGTGGCGACGCGCTTTTGTCCCCATTTGCCACCTCAATAGCCGGGATTTCCGATGTAATTACTTCGTAACAAGTTGCGACTAACACTCAGCCACTCCCCTCCCGACGCGAGCGCCTCCCATGTTTTCAACAGAAGAAGCCTTGATACAACGCATCCACCGTGAGCTGCTGGATCACAGTGACGAAGAGCTGG
Proteins encoded:
- the pstC gene encoding phosphate ABC transporter permease subunit PstC, yielding MNKPFVVPVNPDSACQPPSAKDFLVDRTFRALARIGVVLILALVAALVFEVGRKALPGMEKHGFDVIFGSVWDVNQGKYGILPAVWGTLYSALIALLIAGFFGVSMAIFLTQDFLPAKLAAVFRTIVELLAAIPSVVYGLWGIYVVIPAIRPLTAWLNSELGWIPFFGTSLSGPGLLPAALVLAIMILPTIAAVSQDALTSVPMKTKQAAYGMGTTHWEAILKVMVPSAATGIFGSLVLGLGRALGETMALAMLVGNANNISLSLFAPANTLAALLALNFPEAGPNEIEVLMYAALVLMFITLLVNVIGSMIMLYAQRGTKQ
- the pstS gene encoding phosphate ABC transporter substrate-binding protein PstS, with protein sequence MKSLMKSAALAVSVSLCASSMAFAAESVRLTGSGASFPAPIYLTWLKDFSKKTPGVTVDYQSKGSGAGVQDFLNKTVDFAASDSAMKDEDIAKVAEGVQLLPMTAGEIVLAYNLPGNPKGLKLPRDVYSNIFLGKITKWNDPQIAAANPDLKLTDTPITVVVRADSSGTTAVFTKHLAAINPEFQKALGEGNTVNWPASDKFIKSPKNDGVTATVRQTPGAIGYIEYGFAKLAKVDFAQLQNKAGHYVVPTAESGAEALAAVKMPENLVAWLPDPDGAKSYPITSYTWMIFRKDNGNPAKAKAMREMVEYSLTEGQKIADSMGYIPLPQSVVEQVRKASANIQ